In a single window of the Streptomyces sp. CGMCC 4.7035 genome:
- a CDS encoding bifunctional salicylyl-CoA 5-hydroxylase/oxidoreductase produces MRGTEGRPLRVAVIGGGPGGLYAAALLKRLDPAREVTVWERNAPDDTFGFGVVLSDETLGGIEHADPVVYEALKAEFVRWDDIDIVHRGERHTSGGHGFAALGRRRLLEILHERCRSLGVELRFRTEAPYPARLSETYDLVIAADGVHSATREAYAEAFRPTVEEHRCRYIWLAADFAFDAFRFEIAETEHGVMQLHGYPYAADASTVIVEMREEVWRAAGFDELETAETIERCAKIFADALGGRPLRSNNSTWTTFRTVVSEHWSHGNLVLLGDAAHTAHFSIGSGTKLAVEDALALVACLEEHTALRDALGAYEEERRPVVASTQRAARASLEWFENLALYLRQPARQFAFNLLTRSRRVTHDNLRLRDAHFTEAVEREFGCPPGTPPMFTPFRLRGLTLRNRVVVSPMDMYSAVDGVPGDFHLVHLGARALGGAALVMTEMVCVSAEGRITPGCAGLYTGRQAEAWRRIVGFVRAQAPGTAIGVQLGHSGRKGSTKLMWEGMDEPLEEGNWPLVAASPIPYKPGSRLPRELSRAQLTDIREQFTSAAWRAARAGFDLLELHCAHGYLLSGFLSPLTNHRTDAYGGTLAKRLRFPLEVFDAMRSVWPEERPMTVRISATDWAEGGTTAEEAVEIARAFAAHGADAIDVSTGQVVAEERPAYGRSYQTPYADRIRHATGVPVIAVGAISSWDDVNSLILAGRTDLCALARPHLYDPHWTLHAAAEQGYSGPGAVWPAPYRAGSRRPQTGRTDAPKPRLTLGS; encoded by the coding sequence ATGAGGGGCACCGAGGGCCGGCCGCTGCGCGTCGCCGTCATCGGCGGCGGACCCGGCGGGCTGTACGCAGCCGCCCTGCTCAAGCGCCTGGACCCGGCCCGCGAGGTCACCGTCTGGGAGCGCAACGCCCCCGACGACACCTTCGGCTTCGGCGTCGTCCTCTCCGACGAGACCCTCGGCGGCATCGAGCACGCCGACCCGGTCGTGTACGAGGCGCTGAAGGCGGAGTTCGTCCGCTGGGACGACATCGACATCGTGCACCGGGGCGAGCGCCACACCTCCGGCGGCCACGGCTTCGCCGCGCTCGGCAGGCGAAGGCTCCTGGAGATCCTGCACGAGCGCTGCCGCTCGCTCGGCGTCGAACTGCGCTTCCGCACCGAGGCCCCGTATCCGGCCCGGCTCTCGGAGACCTACGACCTGGTGATCGCCGCCGACGGGGTGCACAGCGCCACCCGCGAGGCGTACGCCGAGGCGTTCCGGCCCACGGTCGAGGAGCACCGCTGCCGTTACATCTGGCTCGCCGCCGACTTCGCCTTCGACGCGTTCCGTTTCGAGATCGCCGAGACCGAGCACGGCGTGATGCAGCTGCACGGCTATCCGTATGCGGCCGACGCCTCCACGGTGATCGTCGAGATGCGCGAGGAGGTGTGGCGGGCCGCCGGATTCGACGAGCTGGAGACCGCCGAGACCATCGAGCGCTGCGCCAAGATCTTCGCGGACGCGCTCGGCGGCCGGCCCCTGCGTTCCAACAACTCCACCTGGACCACCTTCCGCACGGTCGTGAGCGAGCACTGGTCGCACGGCAACCTGGTCCTTCTCGGCGACGCCGCGCACACCGCGCACTTCTCGATCGGCTCCGGTACGAAGCTGGCGGTGGAGGACGCGCTGGCCCTCGTCGCGTGTCTGGAGGAGCACACCGCGCTGCGGGACGCCCTGGGCGCCTACGAGGAGGAGCGGCGCCCGGTCGTCGCCTCCACCCAGCGCGCGGCCCGCGCCAGCCTGGAGTGGTTCGAGAACCTCGCGCTCTACCTGCGCCAGCCCGCCCGGCAGTTCGCGTTCAACCTGCTCACCCGCAGCCGCCGCGTCACCCACGACAATCTGCGGCTGCGCGACGCGCACTTCACCGAGGCCGTGGAGAGGGAGTTCGGCTGCCCGCCCGGCACACCCCCGATGTTCACCCCCTTCCGGCTGCGCGGCCTGACCCTGCGCAACCGGGTCGTGGTCTCACCGATGGACATGTACTCCGCGGTGGACGGCGTCCCGGGCGACTTCCACCTCGTCCACCTGGGCGCACGGGCGCTCGGCGGGGCCGCTCTGGTGATGACCGAGATGGTGTGCGTGAGCGCCGAGGGCCGCATCACCCCGGGCTGCGCCGGGCTCTACACCGGGCGGCAGGCCGAGGCATGGCGGCGCATCGTCGGCTTCGTACGCGCCCAGGCGCCGGGCACGGCGATCGGCGTGCAGCTCGGGCACAGCGGCCGCAAGGGCTCCACCAAACTGATGTGGGAGGGCATGGACGAGCCGCTGGAGGAGGGCAACTGGCCGCTCGTGGCCGCCTCCCCGATCCCGTACAAGCCGGGGAGCCGACTGCCCCGCGAGCTGTCCCGCGCCCAGCTCACCGACATCCGCGAACAGTTCACGTCGGCCGCCTGGCGGGCCGCCCGCGCCGGCTTCGACCTCCTCGAACTCCACTGTGCCCACGGCTATCTGCTCTCCGGCTTCCTCTCACCGCTCACCAACCACCGCACGGACGCATACGGCGGCACCCTCGCCAAACGGCTCCGCTTCCCGCTGGAGGTCTTCGACGCCATGCGGTCGGTGTGGCCCGAGGAGCGGCCCATGACCGTACGGATCTCCGCGACCGACTGGGCCGAGGGCGGCACCACGGCCGAGGAGGCCGTCGAGATCGCCCGCGCCTTCGCCGCGCACGGCGCCGACGCGATCGACGTGTCGACCGGGCAGGTGGTGGCCGAGGAGCGGCCGGCGTACGGGCGCTCCTACCAGACGCCGTACGCCGACCGGATCCGCCACGCGACGGGCGTCCCGGTGATCGCCGTGGGCGCGATCTCCTCCTGGGACGACGTCAACTCGCTGATCCTGGCCGGGCGCACGGACCTGTGCGCCCTCGCCCGGCCGCATCTGTACGACCCGCACTGGACGCTGCACGCGGCGGCCGAGCAGGGGTACAGCGGCCCGGGCGCGGTGTGGCCGGCGCCCTACCGGGCCGGCAGCAGGCGCCCGCAGACGGGCCGTACGGATGCCCCGAAACCGCGACTCACCTTGGGAAGTTGA
- a CDS encoding PaaX family transcriptional regulator, with the protein MINVSDQHAPRSLIVTFYGAYGRFTPGPVPVAELIRLLAAVGVDAPSVRSSVSRLKRRGLLVPAPTATGAAGYALSPDARQMLDDGDRRVYATTPPGDEGWVLAVFSVPESERQKRHLLRSRLAGLGFGTAAPGVWIAPARLYEETRHTLQRLHLDPYVDFFRGEHLGFAPTAQAVARWWDLAAIAKEHEAFLDRHARVLHDWESREDTPPEDAYRDYLLALDSWRHLPYVDPGLPAELLPQDWPGARSAAVFRALHERLRDAGAAFAGV; encoded by the coding sequence GTGATCAACGTGTCCGATCAGCACGCTCCCCGCTCCCTCATCGTCACGTTCTACGGCGCATACGGCCGCTTCACCCCCGGCCCGGTTCCGGTGGCCGAACTGATCCGGCTGCTCGCCGCGGTCGGTGTGGACGCGCCCTCCGTGCGGTCGTCGGTCTCCCGGCTGAAGCGGCGCGGACTGCTGGTCCCCGCCCCCACCGCGACAGGAGCGGCCGGGTACGCGCTGTCGCCGGACGCCCGGCAGATGCTCGACGACGGCGACCGGCGCGTGTACGCGACCACGCCCCCCGGTGACGAGGGCTGGGTGCTCGCGGTGTTCTCGGTGCCGGAGTCGGAGCGGCAGAAGCGGCACCTGCTGCGCTCCCGGCTCGCCGGTCTCGGCTTCGGCACGGCGGCCCCCGGGGTGTGGATCGCTCCCGCACGCCTGTACGAGGAGACCCGCCACACCCTGCAACGGCTCCACCTGGACCCGTACGTGGACTTCTTCCGCGGTGAGCACCTCGGTTTCGCGCCGACCGCTCAGGCGGTGGCGCGCTGGTGGGACCTGGCCGCGATCGCCAAGGAGCACGAGGCGTTCCTCGACCGCCACGCGCGCGTGCTGCACGACTGGGAGTCCCGCGAGGACACCCCGCCCGAGGACGCGTACCGCGACTATCTGCTCGCCCTGGACTCCTGGCGTCATCTGCCCTACGTCGACCCCGGGCTGCCCGCCGAACTGCTCCCGCAGGACTGGCCGGGTGCCCGCTCGGCCGCCGTCTTCCGGGCGCTGCACGAGCGGCTGCGGGACGCGGGGGCGGCCTTCGCGGGGGTGTGA
- a CDS encoding AMP-binding protein, with the protein MEQSDVTSATDTESATGTGSATDTESATDTGSATDTESGAAAAGPAPTAHHDTFARDHLPPPAQWPRLRFDLPELRYPARLNAAAELLGHTAPERPAFRTADGDVWTYGQLRARVDRIAHALTSRLGVVPGNRVLLRGPTTPWLAACWLAVLKAGAVAVTVLAQQRPHELRTMCEIARVGHALCDARAVDDLAKADVPGLRITAYGGDSPDDLLRLPAPEEPYTPVDTAADDVALIAFTSGTTGRPKGCMHFHRDVLAIADTFSKHVLRPHPDDVFAGSPPLGFTFGLGGLVVFPLRAGASALLLEQAGPRQLLPAIAEHRVSVLFTAPTAYRAMLDELDGHDTTSLRRCVSAGENLPAATWRAWHERTGLRVINGIGATELLHIFISAADDRIRPGTTGVPVPGWHARVQDADGTPLPDGEPGLLAVRGPVGCRYLADPRQREYVQGGWNITGDTYVREPDGYFRYVARADDMIISAGYNIAGPEVEDALLRHPDVVETAVVGRPDEARGQIVVAYAVLRAGARRDPEALRAFLTSELAPYKCPREFVFLDALPRTATGKLQRFRLRTDADTAPALGDHE; encoded by the coding sequence ATGGAACAGAGCGACGTCACAAGCGCCACGGACACCGAGAGCGCCACGGGCACCGGAAGCGCCACAGACACGGAAAGCGCCACAGACACCGGCAGCGCCACAGACACGGAAAGCGGCGCCGCCGCGGCGGGCCCCGCCCCCACGGCCCACCACGACACCTTCGCCCGCGACCACCTCCCGCCCCCCGCACAGTGGCCGCGCCTCCGCTTCGATCTGCCCGAGCTGCGTTACCCCGCACGGCTGAACGCCGCCGCCGAACTGCTCGGGCACACCGCCCCCGAGCGCCCCGCCTTCCGTACGGCGGACGGCGACGTGTGGACGTACGGACAGCTCCGCGCCCGCGTCGACCGGATCGCGCACGCGCTCACCTCCCGCCTGGGCGTCGTCCCCGGCAACCGCGTCCTGCTGCGCGGCCCCACCACCCCCTGGCTGGCCGCCTGCTGGCTCGCGGTTCTCAAGGCGGGCGCTGTCGCCGTCACCGTGCTCGCCCAGCAGCGCCCGCACGAGCTGCGCACGATGTGCGAGATCGCCCGGGTCGGCCACGCCCTGTGCGACGCGCGCGCGGTCGACGACCTGGCGAAAGCCGACGTCCCCGGGCTGCGCATCACTGCCTACGGCGGCGACTCCCCCGACGACCTGCTGCGCCTGCCGGCACCCGAGGAGCCGTACACGCCGGTGGACACGGCGGCCGACGACGTGGCGCTGATCGCCTTCACCTCGGGCACCACGGGTCGCCCGAAGGGCTGTATGCACTTCCACCGCGATGTGCTCGCCATCGCGGACACCTTCTCCAAGCATGTGCTCCGGCCCCACCCCGACGACGTCTTCGCGGGCAGTCCCCCACTCGGTTTCACGTTCGGACTGGGCGGGCTGGTCGTCTTCCCGCTGCGGGCCGGAGCCAGCGCCCTGCTGCTCGAACAGGCGGGCCCCCGCCAGCTGTTGCCCGCCATCGCCGAGCACCGCGTTTCCGTGCTGTTCACCGCGCCGACCGCGTACCGGGCGATGCTCGACGAGTTGGACGGGCACGACACCACGTCGCTGCGGCGCTGTGTGTCGGCCGGTGAGAACCTGCCCGCCGCGACCTGGCGGGCCTGGCACGAGCGCACCGGCCTGCGGGTCATCAACGGGATCGGCGCCACCGAACTGCTGCACATCTTCATCTCGGCCGCGGACGACCGGATCCGCCCGGGAACCACGGGGGTTCCGGTGCCGGGGTGGCACGCGCGCGTGCAGGACGCCGACGGCACGCCCCTGCCCGACGGCGAGCCCGGACTGCTCGCGGTGCGCGGCCCGGTCGGCTGCCGCTATCTCGCCGACCCTCGGCAGCGGGAGTACGTCCAGGGCGGCTGGAACATCACCGGCGACACCTACGTCCGCGAACCCGATGGCTACTTCCGCTATGTCGCGCGTGCCGACGACATGATCATCTCGGCCGGGTACAACATCGCCGGGCCCGAGGTCGAGGACGCCCTGCTGCGCCATCCCGACGTGGTGGAGACGGCGGTCGTCGGGCGGCCGGACGAGGCGCGCGGACAGATAGTGGTGGCGTACGCGGTCCTCCGAGCCGGCGCGCGCCGCGATCCGGAGGCGCTGCGGGCGTTCCTGACGTCCGAGTTGGCGCCGTACAAGTGCCCGCGCGAGTTCGTCTTCCTGGACGCGCTGCCCCGCACGGCGACGGGCAAACTCCAGCGCTTCCGGCTGCGCACGGACGCCGACACCGCGCCCGCTCTTGGTGATCATGAATGA
- a CDS encoding acyl-CoA dehydrogenase family protein — MTAFSLDPEQITWRAELRAVAADRLRPLAEKGEPRRVNRALVAELGRLGLIDRLFTSGALDLCLMRESLAHACTEAETALALQGLGAHPVHAYGSQAQRTRWLPGVRAGTTVAAFALSEPGAGSDAAALSLTADPDPDRPSGGWRLTGEKCWISNAPEADFYTVFARTTPGAGARGVTAFLVPADRPGLTGTPLDMLSPHPIGALTFDAVPVTADDVLGEPDHGFRVAMGTLNLFRPSVGAFAVGMAQAALDATLVHTAGRDAFGGRLKDLQAVSHRIAEMALRTEAARLMVYAAATAYDEGAGDVPKRAAMAKLLATETAQYVVDAAVQLHGARALRRGHLLEHLYREVRAPRIYEGASEVQRGIIAKELYATVEAAQ; from the coding sequence ATGACCGCATTCTCGCTCGATCCGGAACAAATCACCTGGCGCGCGGAACTGCGTGCGGTGGCCGCGGACCGCCTGCGCCCGCTCGCGGAGAAGGGCGAGCCGCGCCGCGTCAACCGCGCACTCGTCGCCGAACTCGGTCGACTCGGACTGATCGACCGTCTGTTCACGTCCGGCGCGTTGGACCTGTGCCTGATGCGGGAGTCCCTGGCCCACGCCTGCACGGAGGCGGAGACGGCACTCGCGTTGCAGGGACTGGGCGCACATCCCGTGCACGCGTATGGCTCCCAGGCCCAGCGCACCCGCTGGCTCCCCGGCGTCCGCGCGGGCACGACGGTGGCGGCCTTCGCCCTGAGCGAGCCGGGGGCGGGGTCGGACGCGGCGGCGCTGTCACTCACGGCCGATCCCGATCCCGACCGTCCGTCCGGCGGCTGGCGCCTCACCGGTGAGAAGTGCTGGATCTCGAACGCCCCCGAGGCCGACTTCTACACCGTCTTCGCGCGCACCACCCCCGGTGCCGGCGCCCGTGGCGTGACCGCCTTCCTCGTACCCGCCGACCGCCCCGGCCTGACCGGCACCCCGCTCGACATGCTCTCGCCGCACCCCATCGGGGCCCTGACCTTCGACGCCGTGCCCGTCACCGCGGACGACGTCCTCGGCGAACCCGACCACGGCTTCCGCGTCGCCATGGGCACCCTGAACCTCTTCCGCCCCAGCGTCGGCGCCTTCGCCGTCGGGATGGCGCAGGCGGCCCTCGACGCGACGCTCGTCCACACCGCCGGACGGGACGCCTTCGGCGGCAGGCTGAAGGACCTTCAGGCCGTCTCCCACCGGATCGCCGAGATGGCCCTGCGCACCGAGGCGGCCCGCCTCATGGTTTACGCGGCGGCGACGGCGTACGACGAAGGCGCCGGCGACGTCCCGAAACGCGCCGCCATGGCGAAGCTGCTCGCCACCGAGACGGCGCAGTACGTCGTCGACGCGGCCGTCCAACTGCACGGCGCCCGCGCCCTGCGCCGCGGCCACCTCCTCGAACACCTCTACCGCGAGGTGCGCGCGCCCCGGATCTACGAGGGCGCGAGCGAGGTCCAACGCGGCATCATCGCCAAGGAGTTGTACGCCACCGTGGAGGCCGCCCAGTGA
- a CDS encoding RidA family protein: MTTERINPPDLSPPTGFSHAVVATGSHVVFLAGQTALDTDGKVVGETLPEQFEQALTNLLTALRSAGGTPAALARVTVYATDVADYRAHAPELGRIWRRLAGRDYPAMAVVGTTRLWDEEALVELDGFAVLP, translated from the coding sequence GTGACCACCGAGCGGATCAACCCGCCCGACCTCTCCCCGCCGACGGGCTTCTCCCATGCCGTCGTCGCCACCGGCAGCCATGTGGTCTTCCTGGCGGGCCAGACCGCCCTGGACACGGACGGGAAGGTGGTCGGCGAGACCCTTCCCGAACAGTTCGAGCAGGCGCTCACCAACCTGCTCACCGCGCTGCGCTCCGCCGGCGGAACTCCCGCCGCCCTCGCCCGCGTCACCGTCTACGCCACCGACGTGGCCGACTACCGCGCCCACGCCCCCGAACTCGGCCGCATCTGGCGGAGGCTGGCGGGCCGCGACTACCCCGCGATGGCCGTGGTCGGCACCACCCGCCTCTGGGACGAGGAGGCCCTCGTCGAACTGGACGGCTTCGCCGTGCTGCCGTAG
- a CDS encoding alpha/beta fold hydrolase, translating into MPEIVLTAGPVAYDDTGGDGPVVVLLHGLVHDNTVWRKVTADLRADHRVIAPTLPYGAHRRPMTVPLSPDVVIDLIAEFLDRLELRDVTLVESDCGRAQTVAVRHPERLARLALISCEAFDNYPPGLPGKMIAVACRLPGAIPLLVRTLGLKPLRRLPVGFGALTKRPVPDEIVDGWLRPLRTDPLIRRDFRAYNTHVRKDELVEAARGLKDFDRPALVVWAAEDLMMPREHGRRLSELLPKGRLVEIEDSRTLIAEDQPERLAAVLREFIATT; encoded by the coding sequence ATGCCCGAGATCGTGCTCACCGCAGGCCCCGTCGCGTACGACGACACGGGCGGCGACGGCCCGGTCGTGGTCCTCCTCCACGGCCTGGTCCACGACAACACGGTCTGGCGCAAGGTCACCGCCGATTTGCGCGCCGACCACCGGGTGATCGCCCCGACCCTGCCGTACGGCGCCCACCGCAGGCCCATGACCGTGCCGCTCTCACCGGACGTCGTCATCGACCTGATCGCGGAATTCCTCGACCGCCTGGAACTGCGCGATGTCACGCTGGTCGAGAGCGACTGCGGGCGGGCCCAGACGGTGGCGGTCCGGCATCCCGAGCGGCTGGCGCGGCTGGCGCTGATCTCGTGCGAGGCGTTCGACAACTACCCGCCGGGCCTGCCCGGGAAGATGATCGCCGTGGCCTGCCGGCTGCCCGGGGCGATCCCGCTTCTGGTGCGCACGCTGGGCCTGAAGCCGCTGCGCCGACTGCCCGTCGGGTTCGGCGCCCTGACCAAGCGCCCGGTGCCGGACGAGATCGTCGACGGCTGGCTGCGCCCTCTGCGGACGGACCCGCTGATCCGGCGGGACTTCCGGGCCTACAACACACACGTCCGCAAGGACGAACTCGTCGAGGCGGCCCGGGGACTGAAGGACTTCGACAGGCCCGCGCTGGTCGTCTGGGCGGCCGAGGACCTGATGATGCCGCGCGAACACGGCCGAAGGCTGTCCGAACTGCTCCCGAAGGGGCGGCTGGTGGAGATCGAGGACTCCCGAACACTGATCGCCGAGGACCAGCCGGAGCGACTGGCCGCCGTACTGCGGGAGTTCATCGCCACGACGTGA
- a CDS encoding DUF5999 family protein, giving the protein MCFQQPTCPSTDATAPHVVAAHPEQGWNLLCNGAIVFDDTGELLPDGSVVAPHRVPMGQLAMAA; this is encoded by the coding sequence ATGTGTTTCCAGCAGCCCACGTGCCCGTCGACCGACGCCACCGCCCCGCACGTCGTCGCCGCCCACCCCGAGCAGGGGTGGAACCTGCTCTGCAACGGCGCGATCGTCTTCGACGACACCGGCGAACTGCTCCCCGACGGCAGCGTGGTCGCTCCGCACCGGGTGCCGATGGGGCAGCTGGCCATGGCGGCCTGA
- a CDS encoding DUF6299 family protein — MSVRQVFGALAGAALLLSAAPAAGALADSSEEVTVDPTGRLAADGTITLSGTYRCLGSSGPVFVSSSVAQGDPRIHHGVGGTVAVCDGAVHRWTNSETRPGAYTRGRAHVAATLMELNGTGLPLPGFHAVRQQDVTLTAG; from the coding sequence ATGTCTGTGCGCCAGGTCTTCGGCGCGCTTGCCGGCGCCGCTCTGCTGCTGTCCGCCGCTCCCGCCGCGGGCGCCCTCGCCGACTCCTCCGAGGAGGTGACCGTCGACCCGACCGGACGCCTCGCGGCAGACGGCACGATCACCCTCTCCGGGACCTACCGCTGCCTGGGCAGCAGCGGTCCCGTCTTCGTGTCGTCCTCGGTCGCCCAGGGAGACCCTCGTATTCACCACGGCGTCGGCGGCACCGTGGCGGTCTGCGACGGCGCCGTGCACCGCTGGACCAACTCGGAGACCCGTCCGGGCGCCTACACGCGGGGCCGGGCGCACGTGGCGGCCACGTTGATGGAGCTGAACGGCACCGGCCTGCCGCTGCCCGGCTTCCACGCGGTCCGGCAGCAGGACGTCACCCTGACCGCGGGCTGA
- a CDS encoding helix-turn-helix domain-containing protein has translation MADDYLVRIGKLIRDARQHRGWTQAQLAEALGTSQSAVNRIERGNQNLSLEMIARIGEALDSEIVSLGYAGPMHLRVVGGRRLSGAIDVKTSKNACVALLCASLLNKGRTVLRRVARIEEVFRLLEVLGSIGVRTRWINDGQDLEIVPPADLDLNTIDAAAARRTRSIIMFLGPLLHRLDHFKLPYAGGCDLGTRTVEPHMIALRRFGLDVTATEGYYHAVVDRSVSPGRPIVLTERGDTVTENALLAAARHDGVTVIRNASSNYMVQDLCFFLESLGVRIEGVGTTTLTVHGVPNIDVDVDYFPSEDPVEAMSLLAAAVVTESELTVRRVPIEFLEIELAVLEEMGLDHDRSPEYCAFNGRTRLVDLTVRPSKLEAPIDKIHPMPFPGLNIDNVPFFAAIAASAQGKTLIHDWVYDNRAIYLTDLNRLGGRLQLLDPHRVLVEGPTRWRAAEMMCPPALRPAVVVLLAMMAAEGTSVLRNVYVINRGYEDLAERLNSVGAQIETFRNI, from the coding sequence ATGGCAGACGATTACCTCGTACGCATCGGCAAGCTCATCCGTGACGCCCGGCAGCACCGTGGCTGGACTCAGGCCCAGCTCGCCGAGGCCCTGGGCACAAGTCAGAGCGCTGTCAACCGCATCGAGCGCGGCAATCAAAACCTCAGCCTTGAGATGATCGCCCGAATCGGTGAAGCCCTGGACAGCGAGATCGTCTCCCTGGGCTATGCGGGTCCCATGCATCTGCGGGTGGTCGGCGGACGTCGGCTCTCCGGCGCCATCGACGTCAAGACGAGCAAGAACGCCTGTGTGGCCCTCCTGTGCGCCTCGCTGCTCAACAAGGGGCGCACGGTCCTGCGCCGGGTCGCCCGCATCGAGGAGGTGTTCCGCCTTCTGGAGGTACTCGGGTCGATCGGCGTGCGGACCCGTTGGATCAACGACGGGCAGGATCTGGAGATCGTGCCGCCCGCCGACCTCGACCTGAACACCATCGACGCGGCGGCCGCCCGCCGTACACGCTCCATCATCATGTTCCTCGGTCCGCTGCTGCACCGCTTGGACCACTTCAAGCTGCCCTACGCGGGCGGTTGCGACCTCGGAACGCGCACCGTCGAACCGCACATGATCGCGCTGCGCCGGTTCGGGCTCGACGTCACCGCCACCGAGGGGTACTACCACGCCGTGGTGGACCGGTCCGTCTCCCCCGGCCGGCCGATCGTGCTGACCGAGCGCGGCGACACCGTGACCGAGAACGCGCTGCTCGCCGCCGCCCGCCACGACGGCGTCACGGTCATCCGCAACGCGTCCTCCAACTACATGGTCCAGGACCTCTGCTTCTTCCTGGAGTCGCTCGGCGTCCGGATCGAGGGCGTCGGCACCACCACCCTCACCGTGCACGGCGTGCCGAACATCGACGTCGACGTGGACTACTTCCCCTCCGAGGACCCGGTGGAGGCGATGAGCCTGCTGGCCGCCGCGGTGGTCACCGAGTCGGAGCTGACGGTGCGCCGGGTGCCGATCGAGTTCCTGGAGATCGAGCTCGCGGTGCTGGAGGAGATGGGCCTCGATCACGACCGCTCCCCCGAATACTGCGCGTTCAACGGCCGTACGCGGCTGGTGGACCTGACCGTGCGGCCCTCCAAGCTGGAGGCGCCGATCGACAAGATCCACCCCATGCCGTTCCCCGGACTGAACATCGACAACGTCCCGTTCTTCGCGGCCATCGCGGCCTCCGCGCAGGGCAAGACGCTGATCCACGACTGGGTGTACGACAACCGCGCGATCTATCTGACCGACCTCAACCGCCTCGGCGGCCGCCTCCAGTTGCTCGACCCCCACCGGGTGCTGGTCGAGGGCCCGACCCGCTGGCGCGCCGCCGAGATGATGTGCCCGCCCGCGCTGCGGCCCGCCGTGGTCGTACTGCTGGCGATGATGGCCGCCGAGGGCACGTCCGTGCTGCGCAACGTGTACGTCATCAACCGGGGCTACGAGGACCTGGCCGAGCGGCTCAACTCGGTCGGGGCGCAGATCGAGACGTTCCGGAACATCTGA
- a CDS encoding class I SAM-dependent methyltransferase — MATYDTLGATYARTRQADPRIAAQIHAALGNATDVINVGAGTGSYEPPRTVLAVDPSQVMLAQRPPGSAPAVQAVAEHLPLRDNAADAVMALLTVHHWPDVAAGIRELRRVARRGIVILTWDQRIFRERFWLVREYLPEAAAFDDTRAIPTDRLVDMLGGARLEPVLVPHDCTDGFGAAYWRRPHAYLDPRVRAGISLFAQTGEDVITPGLTRLADDLTTGRWQARHPELLTLETIDVGYRLLVTDL, encoded by the coding sequence ATGGCCACCTATGACACGCTCGGCGCGACCTATGCCCGGACACGACAGGCCGATCCGCGGATCGCCGCGCAGATCCACGCCGCGCTCGGGAACGCCACAGACGTGATCAACGTCGGAGCCGGCACCGGATCGTACGAACCGCCGCGGACAGTCCTCGCGGTCGACCCCAGCCAGGTCATGCTCGCCCAGCGCCCGCCCGGATCCGCGCCCGCCGTGCAGGCGGTCGCGGAACACCTCCCGCTGCGGGACAACGCCGCCGACGCCGTCATGGCGCTGCTGACCGTCCACCACTGGCCCGACGTGGCGGCCGGAATCAGGGAACTGCGCCGAGTGGCCCGCCGCGGCATCGTCATCCTGACGTGGGATCAGCGCATCTTCCGCGAACGGTTCTGGCTGGTACGGGAGTATCTCCCGGAGGCAGCCGCGTTCGACGACACCCGCGCCATCCCGACCGACCGGCTGGTCGACATGCTCGGCGGGGCGCGCCTGGAACCGGTCCTGGTCCCCCACGACTGCACGGACGGATTCGGCGCCGCGTACTGGCGCCGCCCCCACGCCTATCTCGACCCGCGGGTACGCGCGGGCATCTCCCTGTTCGCCCAGACCGGCGAGGACGTCATCACGCCTGGCCTGACCCGCCTCGCAGACGACCTGACGACCGGCCGCTGGCAGGCCCGTCACCCCGAGCTGCTCACGCTCGAAACCATCGACGTCGGTTACCGGCTCCTGGTGACCGACCTCTGA